In a genomic window of Maridesulfovibrio ferrireducens:
- the gatB gene encoding Asp-tRNA(Asn)/Glu-tRNA(Gln) amidotransferase subunit GatB: MVQFETVIGLEVHAQLKTKTKIFCGCSTEFGKEPNENVCEVCSGMPGVLPVLNEKVMEYAAKMGLATNCTVNQKSIFARKNYFYPDLPKGYQISQFELPICEHGHLDIAYEDKSGEPCKKRIGLTRIHMEEDAGKNIHSAAENASFVDLNRTGVPLIEIVSEPDMRNAEEAVAYLKSLRSILLYLDICDGNLEEGSFRCDVNISVRPFGQEEFGTRAELKNINSFRNVHKAIYYEVARQIDLIEDGEKIIQETRLYDADKGTTHSMRGKADAHDYRYFPDPDLVPLVIADEWLAEWQASLPELPAERKARFESDFKVSEQDADLLTSEKDVADYFEAVLDSYNEPLKVVNWIKGEFLRELNQSGCSVSECKFTPEMMAKLVELVDKEVISIKIGKDIFNEIFTEGLDPVKFVKDKGLEQNSDSSSLEAAVDKVLADNPNEVEAYKGGKKKLVSFFMGQVMKETKGQANPGIVSKMIQQKLS; encoded by the coding sequence ATGGTCCAGTTTGAAACAGTCATCGGGCTTGAGGTTCATGCCCAGCTTAAGACTAAAACAAAAATATTTTGCGGTTGTTCCACTGAGTTCGGGAAAGAGCCTAATGAGAACGTGTGTGAAGTCTGCTCGGGAATGCCCGGTGTGCTTCCTGTTTTGAATGAAAAAGTTATGGAATACGCAGCCAAAATGGGCCTTGCAACTAACTGCACCGTAAATCAGAAATCAATTTTTGCTCGTAAAAACTATTTTTATCCTGATCTTCCAAAAGGGTATCAGATTTCACAGTTTGAATTGCCCATATGTGAGCACGGACATCTTGATATTGCTTATGAAGATAAATCAGGTGAGCCTTGTAAAAAGCGCATTGGTCTTACTCGTATTCATATGGAAGAAGATGCTGGTAAAAATATCCATTCTGCCGCTGAAAATGCGAGCTTTGTTGATCTTAACCGCACAGGCGTTCCGCTTATTGAAATAGTCAGCGAACCGGATATGCGTAACGCTGAAGAAGCTGTTGCTTATCTTAAATCATTGCGCAGTATTCTGCTTTATCTTGATATTTGTGACGGTAACCTTGAAGAAGGTTCATTCCGTTGTGATGTAAATATTTCTGTTCGTCCATTTGGTCAGGAGGAGTTCGGCACCCGTGCTGAACTTAAAAATATCAACTCGTTTAGAAACGTTCATAAGGCTATTTATTATGAAGTAGCTCGTCAGATCGATCTTATTGAAGATGGCGAAAAAATTATTCAAGAAACACGTCTTTATGATGCGGACAAGGGAACCACTCATTCCATGCGCGGAAAAGCGGATGCTCATGATTATCGCTATTTCCCTGATCCTGATCTTGTTCCGCTGGTTATTGCAGATGAATGGCTTGCCGAATGGCAGGCTTCGCTTCCTGAACTTCCAGCCGAGCGCAAGGCCCGTTTTGAAAGTGATTTCAAAGTGAGCGAACAGGATGCAGATCTTCTTACTTCTGAAAAAGATGTTGCTGATTATTTTGAAGCTGTTCTTGATTCCTACAATGAGCCGCTAAAAGTTGTTAACTGGATTAAAGGTGAGTTTCTTAGAGAACTCAACCAGTCAGGCTGCTCTGTTTCGGAGTGCAAGTTTACACCTGAGATGATGGCTAAGCTTGTGGAACTGGTTGATAAAGAAGTTATCAGTATTAAAATCGGTAAAGATATTTTTAATGAAATTTTCACTGAAGGACTTGATCCAGTTAAATTCGTAAAGGACAAAGGGCTTGAGCAGAATTCAGATTCTTCTAGTCTCGAAGCTGCTGTAGACAAGGTGCTTGCGGATAATCCAAATGAGGTTGAAGCGTACAAAGGCGGCAAAAAGAAATTGGTCAGCTTCTTCATGGGACAAGTCATGAAAGAGACCAAAGGACAGGCCAACCCCGGTATCGTCAGTAAAATGATTCAGCAAAAACTTTCTTAA
- the mtnA gene encoding S-methyl-5-thioribose-1-phosphate isomerase: protein MTEHIQFSAEKDALVLLDQRYLPTREEWFDCKNTDDIVEALVVMVVRGAPAIGVTAAYGCYLAAREVVGRDDWKKALEVNLDKIEKARPTAVNLRWAVREMRRIWQEAGDVSLDELCSIWLERAKVIHVDDIRMCEDIGRFGGALIDDGDTVMTHCNAGALATAGYGTALGVIRGAVDQGKKVQVIANETRPFLQGARLTAYELHRDGIPVKVACDNACALLMKKGLVQKVVVGADRIAANGDAVNKIGTYGVALLAREFGIPFYVAAPVYTIDPETPTGDDVPIEDRTPREVTHVGDTRITPEGVEVFNFAFDPTPNELIAGIITEKGVLRPPYSEAIKKLFS, encoded by the coding sequence ATGACCGAACATATTCAGTTTTCTGCGGAAAAAGACGCACTTGTTCTCCTCGATCAGCGCTATCTGCCAACTCGTGAAGAGTGGTTCGATTGCAAAAACACCGATGATATTGTCGAGGCCCTAGTTGTTATGGTAGTGCGTGGTGCTCCTGCCATCGGCGTGACAGCAGCGTACGGCTGTTATCTGGCCGCGCGCGAAGTTGTCGGTCGTGATGACTGGAAAAAAGCTCTCGAAGTTAATCTTGATAAAATCGAGAAAGCCCGTCCGACAGCTGTAAATCTTCGCTGGGCGGTTCGCGAAATGAGAAGAATCTGGCAGGAAGCCGGTGACGTTTCTCTTGATGAATTGTGCTCCATCTGGCTTGAACGTGCTAAAGTTATTCACGTTGACGATATCCGTATGTGTGAAGACATTGGCCGTTTTGGCGGTGCGCTTATTGATGACGGTGACACTGTTATGACCCACTGCAATGCCGGAGCACTTGCAACCGCAGGATACGGTACAGCGCTGGGTGTTATCAGAGGAGCGGTTGATCAGGGTAAAAAAGTTCAGGTTATCGCAAACGAAACGCGTCCTTTTTTGCAGGGTGCCAGACTTACAGCTTATGAACTTCACCGCGATGGTATTCCTGTAAAGGTTGCCTGCGACAATGCTTGCGCTTTGCTTATGAAAAAAGGGTTGGTGCAGAAAGTCGTTGTAGGTGCTGACAGGATTGCTGCAAATGGAGACGCTGTTAATAAAATAGGAACCTACGGGGTTGCACTTCTTGCCCGTGAATTCGGCATCCCTTTTTATGTGGCTGCTCCTGTTTATACAATTGATCCTGAAACTCCCACCGGAGATGATGTTCCCATTGAGGACCGCACTCCGCGTGAAGTGACTCATGTCGGTGACACAAGAATTACTCCCGAAGGAGTTGAAGTTTTCAACTTTGCTTTCGATCCGACTCCTAATGAACTGATTGCAGGAATTATCACAGAGAAGGGCGTGCTTAGGCCTCCTTATTCTGAAGCTATAAAAAAACTGTTTAGTTAG